From Rhodococcus antarcticus, the proteins below share one genomic window:
- a CDS encoding ABC transporter permease subunit encodes MSVLAAERIKLLTTRSPWWCTAIALVLSVGLASLIAYGSNQTGPEGQTFELTVSGTQAGGVLLGLSVIMIMATLAVTTEYRFGVIRTTFQATPGRSTVLLTKALLLGVVAAVIGEVIAFGSLLVARLVRGGGLPLATSADWRATAGLGLVYGLAAVLAVAVGALLRQSAGAVALLLLFPLAVENLVQLIPRIGDDLHTWMPFVNANRFLDQAPVGDTLGPWGSLGYFAVVVAVVLGLALVVVNRRDA; translated from the coding sequence ATGAGCGTCCTCGCCGCCGAGCGGATCAAGCTCCTCACCACCCGCAGCCCCTGGTGGTGCACGGCCATCGCGCTCGTGCTGTCCGTCGGGCTCGCCTCGCTCATCGCCTACGGCTCCAACCAGACCGGACCCGAGGGGCAGACCTTCGAGCTCACCGTCTCCGGCACGCAGGCCGGCGGCGTCCTGCTGGGGCTGTCGGTCATCATGATCATGGCCACGCTGGCCGTGACCACCGAGTACCGCTTCGGGGTCATCCGCACCACGTTCCAGGCCACCCCGGGCCGCTCGACGGTCCTGCTGACCAAGGCGCTGCTGCTCGGCGTGGTCGCCGCGGTCATCGGCGAGGTCATCGCGTTCGGCTCGCTGCTGGTCGCCCGCCTGGTCCGTGGCGGTGGCCTCCCGCTCGCCACGAGCGCGGACTGGCGGGCCACGGCCGGGCTCGGGCTCGTCTACGGCCTCGCCGCCGTTCTCGCCGTGGCGGTCGGAGCCCTGCTGCGGCAGTCCGCGGGCGCCGTGGCCCTGCTGCTGCTGTTCCCCCTGGCCGTGGAGAACCTCGTCCAGCTCATCCCCAGGATCGGCGACGACCTCCACACCTGGATGCCCTTCGTCAACGCGAACCGCTTCCTGGACCAGGCGCCGGTCGGGGACACGCTCGGCCCGTGGGGCAGCCTCGGCTACTTCGCGGTGGTCGTGGCGGTCGTGCTGGGTCTCGCCCTCGTGGTGGTCAACCGGCGCGACGCATGA
- a CDS encoding FxsA family protein, whose amino-acid sequence MSRMPLIVLLVLFVVEVAALVAVGTWIGVGWTVLLFVGTSVLGGFLLRNQGRRTLAELREAQAAHRTGGKELADGALGGIGALLMVLPGLLTDVVGLLLVLPPTRTLVRPLLGAAVARTVLVVPQRFSAAGGGRFGAGRVVEGEVVEGEVVEGEVVEGEVVEGEVVDTDDPAGRGRGRTPLQRPTEP is encoded by the coding sequence ATGAGCCGGATGCCCCTGATCGTGCTGCTGGTGCTGTTCGTCGTGGAGGTGGCCGCGCTCGTCGCGGTGGGCACCTGGATCGGCGTGGGCTGGACCGTCCTGCTGTTCGTCGGCACGTCGGTGCTCGGTGGGTTCCTGCTGCGCAACCAGGGGCGTCGGACGCTGGCCGAGCTGCGCGAGGCGCAGGCCGCGCACCGGACGGGTGGCAAGGAGCTGGCCGACGGGGCGCTGGGCGGGATCGGGGCGCTGCTGATGGTGCTTCCCGGGCTCCTCACCGACGTCGTGGGACTGCTGCTGGTGCTGCCACCCACCCGGACGCTGGTGCGTCCGCTGCTCGGCGCGGCGGTCGCTCGCACGGTGCTCGTCGTGCCGCAGCGGTTCTCCGCGGCCGGCGGCGGCCGGTTCGGAGCAGGTCGGGTGGTCGAGGGTGAGGTCGTCGAGGGTGAGGTCGTCGAGGGTGAGGTCGTCGAGGGTGAGGTCGTCGAGGGTGAGGTCGTCGACACCGACGACCCGGCGGGACGCGGGCGGGGTCGCACCCCTCTGCAGCGGCCGACCGAGCCCTGA